In Pseudonocardia sp. C8, one genomic interval encodes:
- a CDS encoding class I fructose-bisphosphate aldolase: MDSCREIAAQMVAPGKGVLAADESIGTMSSRLEKAGVEATPENRRRYRELLSTAPGLADGASGIIFCDETLRQTFTDGRPFAEAVHALGILPGIKVDTGAKPCPGLPGETVTEGLDGLPGRLEEYAEIGAAFAKWRAVYVIDVERPSPGAIRSNGNALARYAAACQAAGIVPIVEPEVLMDGAHTIERCAEATAAVHADLRTELELLHVDLAGIVLKPNMVIEGKDAAEQCSPEQVADATVQVLRAWPDELAGVAFLSGGQSPERATANLEAMQRHDTPWPLTFSFGRALVDPALAAWHGEPELVEAGQAALAERVAANATAVRSRDPLQPA, translated from the coding sequence ATGGACTCGTGCAGGGAGATCGCGGCGCAGATGGTCGCCCCCGGGAAGGGCGTCCTCGCCGCGGACGAGAGCATCGGCACGATGTCGAGCCGGCTCGAGAAGGCCGGGGTCGAGGCGACCCCGGAGAACCGCCGCCGCTACCGCGAACTGCTGTCGACGGCGCCGGGGCTCGCCGACGGGGCGTCCGGGATCATCTTCTGCGACGAGACGCTGCGCCAGACCTTCACCGACGGCAGGCCGTTCGCGGAGGCGGTGCACGCGCTCGGCATCCTGCCCGGCATCAAGGTCGACACGGGGGCGAAGCCCTGTCCGGGCCTGCCCGGCGAGACGGTCACCGAGGGCCTCGACGGCCTGCCCGGCCGCCTCGAGGAGTACGCCGAGATCGGTGCCGCGTTCGCCAAGTGGCGCGCCGTCTACGTGATCGACGTCGAGCGGCCCAGCCCGGGTGCGATCCGCAGCAACGGCAACGCGCTCGCCCGGTACGCGGCGGCGTGCCAGGCCGCCGGGATCGTGCCGATCGTCGAGCCCGAGGTCCTGATGGACGGCGCGCACACGATCGAGCGCTGCGCCGAGGCCACCGCCGCGGTGCACGCCGATCTCCGCACCGAGCTGGAGCTGCTGCACGTCGACCTCGCGGGGATCGTGCTCAAGCCCAACATGGTGATCGAGGGCAAGGACGCCGCCGAGCAGTGCTCGCCCGAGCAGGTCGCCGACGCCACCGTGCAGGTGCTGCGGGCCTGGCCGGACGAGCTCGCCGGGGTGGCGTTCCTGTCCGGCGGGCAGTCGCCGGAACGCGCGACCGCGAACCTGGAGGCCATGCAGCGCCATGACACGCCGTGGCCGCTGACGTTCTCCTTCGGCCGGGCACTGGTCGATCCGGCACTGGCGGCCTGGCACGGCGAGCCCGAGCTGGTCGAGGCCGGCCAGGCGGCCCTCGCCGAACGGGTTGCCGCGAACGCGACCGCGGTGCGCAGCCGTGACCCGCTGCAGCCGGCCTGA
- a CDS encoding response regulator transcription factor — protein sequence MGTPEHGPVRVVLVDDHEMVIAGLKAMLGAYRSRVRVVGVAVGVESALSVVAGLEPDVVLCDVQMQGSSGLDLCRALHERDPERKVVLLSVYDDEQYLFQALRAGASGYLLKRITGEELVSQIERAGAGEVVIDSGLAARAVDTAARLQRDEYWPGARHGLTQRESEILSFVVSGLSNRAIASRLLIGDETVKSHLRAIYRKLDVRDRTGAVATALREGIFR from the coding sequence ATGGGAACGCCGGAACACGGCCCGGTCCGCGTGGTGCTCGTCGACGATCACGAGATGGTGATCGCGGGACTCAAGGCGATGCTCGGCGCCTACCGCAGCCGGGTACGCGTGGTCGGCGTGGCGGTCGGCGTCGAGAGCGCGCTGTCGGTGGTCGCCGGGCTGGAGCCCGACGTCGTGCTGTGCGACGTCCAGATGCAGGGGTCCAGCGGGCTCGACCTGTGCCGCGCGCTCCACGAACGGGACCCGGAGCGCAAGGTCGTGCTGCTGAGCGTCTACGACGACGAGCAGTACCTGTTCCAGGCGCTGCGCGCCGGGGCGTCCGGCTACCTGCTGAAGCGGATCACCGGCGAGGAGCTGGTGTCCCAGATCGAGCGGGCGGGCGCCGGTGAGGTCGTGATCGACTCCGGGCTGGCCGCCCGGGCCGTGGACACCGCGGCCCGCCTGCAGCGCGACGAGTACTGGCCCGGTGCGCGGCACGGGCTGACCCAGCGGGAGAGCGAGATCCTCTCGTTCGTGGTCTCCGGGCTGTCGAACCGGGCGATCGCGTCGCGCCTGCTGATCGGCGACGAGACGGTGAAGAGCCACCTGCGGGCCATCTACCGCAAGCTCGACGTCCGGGACCGGACCGGTGCGGTGGCCACGGCCCTGCGCGAGGGGATCTTCCGCTGA
- the rpe gene encoding ribulose-phosphate 3-epimerase gives MAPGDTTMLVASVLPADFAELGRQVQEIEKAGIERIQWDVMDGVFVPNLTFGPDVIRSCRDRAGIGFEAHLMVADPDPLLPLWIDAGCEIVIVHAETCRHLHRTLGRIRELGARSGVALNPATPLQAVEHVLDLTDLLLVMTVNPGFGGQAYLSGMEPKIAAARAEIDRRGLDVELEVDGGIGPDTIGAAARAGARVFCTGSALFRGPGTMADRAAAMRAAARGGIA, from the coding sequence ATGGCGCCGGGAGACACGACGATGCTGGTCGCATCGGTTCTGCCCGCGGACTTCGCCGAGCTGGGCCGGCAGGTGCAGGAAATCGAGAAGGCCGGGATCGAGCGCATCCAGTGGGATGTCATGGACGGCGTGTTCGTGCCCAACCTGACCTTCGGGCCGGACGTCATCCGGTCCTGCCGGGACCGCGCCGGCATCGGGTTCGAGGCACACCTGATGGTCGCCGACCCCGACCCGCTGCTGCCCCTCTGGATCGACGCCGGCTGCGAGATCGTCATCGTGCACGCGGAGACGTGCCGGCACCTGCACCGCACCCTCGGCCGGATCCGTGAGCTGGGCGCCCGGTCCGGGGTCGCGCTCAACCCGGCGACGCCACTGCAGGCCGTCGAGCACGTCCTCGACCTCACCGACCTGCTGCTGGTGATGACGGTGAACCCGGGCTTCGGCGGCCAGGCCTACCTGTCCGGGATGGAGCCGAAGATCGCCGCGGCCCGCGCCGAGATCGACCGCCGCGGGCTGGACGTCGAGCTGGAGGTCGACGGCGGCATCGGCCCGGACACCATCGGCGCCGCCGCCCGGGCCGGCGCCCGGGTCTTCTGCACCGGATCCGCCCTCTTCCGCGGCCCGGGAACCATGGCCGATCGCGCGGCCGCGATGCGCGCCGCGGCCCGAGGAGGAATCGCATGA
- the tkt gene encoding transketolase, translated as MTSRIETTAPSPELDGGPPQPSGVDDLVVETIRFLSADAVQAANSGHPGLPLGAAPTAWTLWSRHLRHDPTWSEWPDRDRFVLSAGHGSALLYSLLHLTGYDLPLDELRNFRRLGSRTPGHPEYGLTTGVETTTGPLGQGLANAVGMALAERMLAARCNTDGHQVVGHRTWALVGDGCLMEGISHEAASLAGRLGLGKLTVLFDDNDVTIDGPASASCHDDAEARFRSYGWHTLRVADGTDLEAIDQALTEATLEEGRPTFIAIRTTIGHGAPGIEGTSKAHGSPLGEAALTEMRHRAGWPDTAFHIPDAVGEETARLRERWTAEREEWERTHAEWRSAHPGTAADFPLDRVPPPPDLTVLADRPEQDGPVATRKAGAAVLRALAEVYPALVGGSADLASSTGTTLPGGEAVPGHYAGRNIPFGVREHAMAAVLNGLALHGGLRPFGSTFLVFSDYLRPALRLSALMGLPVVHVFTHDSVHVGEDGPTHQPVEHIESLRLIPGLTVLRPADAAESELAWELAAADLSGPTALILSRQDLPGLGRAGLEDVRERGARTVADPPGAVEVVLAASGSEVATATAAAELLAARDVGARVVSVPWRERFADALRAGNAGLPDVPVVWVEAGVPTGWRAVAAPRDVVVGLERFGESGKGAAVAEHVGMSATAVARAAWQALDREPAAFDEVG; from the coding sequence ATGACGAGCCGCATCGAGACCACCGCGCCGTCGCCGGAGCTGGACGGCGGCCCGCCGCAGCCGTCCGGTGTCGACGACCTCGTGGTGGAGACCATCCGTTTCCTGTCCGCCGACGCCGTCCAGGCGGCGAACAGCGGGCACCCCGGCCTGCCGCTGGGTGCCGCCCCCACCGCGTGGACACTGTGGTCGCGTCACCTGCGGCACGACCCGACGTGGTCGGAGTGGCCCGACCGCGACCGGTTCGTCCTCTCCGCGGGGCACGGGTCGGCGCTGCTGTACTCGCTGCTGCACCTCACCGGGTACGACCTCCCGCTCGACGAGCTCCGGAACTTCCGCCGTCTCGGCTCGCGGACCCCCGGGCACCCCGAGTACGGCCTGACCACCGGGGTGGAGACGACCACCGGGCCGCTCGGCCAGGGACTCGCCAACGCCGTGGGCATGGCCCTGGCCGAACGGATGCTGGCCGCACGCTGCAACACCGACGGCCACCAGGTCGTCGGCCACCGGACGTGGGCCCTCGTCGGCGACGGCTGCCTGATGGAGGGCATCAGCCACGAGGCCGCCTCGCTGGCCGGCCGGCTCGGGCTCGGCAAGCTCACCGTGCTCTTCGACGACAACGACGTCACGATCGACGGCCCCGCCTCGGCCAGCTGCCACGACGACGCCGAGGCCCGGTTCCGGTCCTACGGCTGGCACACCCTGCGGGTCGCCGACGGCACCGACCTCGAGGCGATCGACCAGGCCCTCACCGAGGCCACCCTCGAGGAGGGGCGCCCGACGTTCATCGCGATCCGGACCACGATCGGGCACGGCGCCCCCGGGATCGAGGGGACCTCGAAGGCGCACGGCAGCCCGCTGGGCGAGGCCGCGCTCACCGAGATGCGCCACCGGGCCGGCTGGCCCGACACCGCGTTCCACATCCCCGACGCCGTCGGTGAGGAGACGGCCCGGCTCCGCGAGCGCTGGACCGCCGAGCGGGAGGAGTGGGAGCGCACCCACGCGGAGTGGCGGTCCGCCCACCCGGGGACGGCCGCGGACTTCCCGCTGGACCGGGTGCCCCCGCCCCCCGACCTGACGGTGCTCGCCGACCGTCCGGAGCAGGACGGGCCGGTCGCCACCCGGAAGGCGGGCGCGGCCGTGCTGCGTGCGCTCGCCGAGGTGTACCCGGCGCTGGTGGGCGGCTCCGCCGACCTGGCCTCGTCGACCGGCACCACGCTCCCGGGCGGGGAGGCCGTCCCGGGCCACTACGCAGGGCGGAACATCCCGTTCGGGGTCCGCGAGCACGCCATGGCAGCCGTGCTCAACGGCCTCGCCCTGCACGGCGGGCTGCGCCCGTTCGGCAGCACGTTCCTGGTGTTCTCCGACTACCTGCGCCCGGCGCTGCGGCTGTCCGCGCTGATGGGGCTGCCGGTGGTGCACGTGTTCACCCACGACTCCGTGCACGTCGGCGAGGACGGCCCCACCCACCAGCCCGTCGAGCACATCGAGTCGCTGCGGCTGATCCCCGGCCTGACCGTCCTGCGCCCGGCCGACGCCGCCGAGTCGGAGCTGGCCTGGGAGCTCGCCGCCGCCGACCTGAGCGGGCCCACCGCGCTCATCCTGAGCAGGCAGGACCTGCCCGGGCTCGGACGGGCCGGCCTCGAGGACGTCCGCGAGCGTGGTGCGCGGACCGTCGCCGACCCGCCCGGCGCGGTCGAGGTCGTCCTCGCGGCGAGCGGGTCCGAGGTGGCCACCGCGACCGCGGCCGCCGAGCTGCTCGCGGCCCGGGACGTCGGTGCCCGGGTGGTGTCGGTGCCCTGGCGGGAACGCTTCGCCGATGCGCTGCGCGCGGGGAACGCGGGGCTGCCGGACGTCCCGGTGGTCTGGGTGGAGGCCGGAGTGCCGACCGGCTGGCGGGCCGTCGCCGCCCCCCGCGACGTCGTCGTCGGGCTGGAGCGGTTCGGCGAGAGCGGGAAGGGCGCCGCCGTCGCCGAGCACGTCGGGATGTCGGCCACCGCCGTCGCCCGCGCGGCCTGGCAGGCGCTCGACCGCGAGCCGGCCGCGTTCGACGAGGTCGGCTAG
- a CDS encoding HAD-IA family hydrolase → MAPALRAVVFDVDGTLADTERDGHRPAFNEAFARHGLDVEWDAATYGRLLEITGGRRRIAADLRARGTDEAEADRLAAEVHRTKTDLFRERITRGGIAPRPGLRELVGGLAVDGVRLAVATTGRRSWVEPLVEQVLAGVPVEVVVTGDDVSELKPDPEAYLRALERLGLPADEVMAVEDSAVGLQAATAAGLATVVVTNGYTREQRFDGAVAVLPGFTGPPPLDADRMRALHRAGLDHRSASPTNGR, encoded by the coding sequence GTGGCCCCCGCGCTCCGCGCCGTCGTGTTCGACGTCGACGGCACGCTCGCCGACACCGAGCGGGACGGCCACCGGCCGGCGTTCAACGAGGCGTTCGCCCGGCACGGGCTGGACGTCGAGTGGGACGCCGCCACCTACGGCCGCCTCCTCGAGATCACCGGGGGACGCCGGCGGATCGCCGCGGACCTGCGCGCCCGCGGCACCGACGAGGCCGAGGCCGACCGGCTGGCCGCCGAGGTGCACCGCACCAAGACCGACCTCTTCCGGGAGCGCATCACCCGGGGCGGGATCGCCCCGCGCCCCGGGCTGCGGGAGCTGGTCGGCGGTCTCGCGGTCGACGGCGTCCGGCTCGCGGTGGCGACCACCGGCCGCCGGTCGTGGGTCGAGCCGCTGGTCGAGCAGGTGCTCGCCGGTGTCCCGGTGGAGGTGGTCGTCACCGGTGACGACGTCAGCGAGCTCAAGCCGGACCCGGAGGCGTACCTGCGCGCGCTGGAGCGGCTCGGGCTGCCCGCCGACGAGGTGATGGCCGTCGAGGACTCGGCGGTCGGGCTGCAGGCCGCGACCGCCGCAGGGCTGGCGACCGTGGTGGTGACCAACGGCTACACCCGGGAGCAGCGGTTCGACGGCGCGGTCGCCGTCCTGCCCGGGTTCACCGGCCCGCCCCCGCTCGACGCCGACCGGATGCGGGCGCTGCACCGGGCCGGTCTCGATCACCGGTCCGCGAGCCCCACGAACGGACGGTGA
- a CDS encoding LysR family transcriptional regulator, with translation MAGDVQLRQLEYLVALARERHFGRAAAACHASQSTLSSALRALERQLGVTIVQRDRRFQGFTGEGERVVGWAHRILAERDALRTDLDRLRHGLTATVRIGAIPTAVPATSVLTLAWVGAYPQARTRIDVFSAREIHRLLTEFELDVGLTYVDPGATGSHVLPLYRERYLLLTPDRPALDGRDTLAWREAAGLRLCALSRGMRNREIVDGALVAAGVTPQVDVEADTVAALYAHLATGQWSAVIAHTWLRAFGVPAGMRALPLDDPGSRPVVGLVLGDRGPASHVARAFLDAVETAGVGAELERDTDAGSVPVSGPR, from the coding sequence ATGGCCGGTGACGTCCAGCTGCGGCAGCTCGAGTACCTGGTGGCCCTGGCCCGGGAACGCCACTTCGGCCGGGCCGCCGCGGCGTGTCACGCCAGCCAGTCGACGCTCTCCTCGGCGCTGCGGGCGCTGGAACGGCAGCTGGGGGTCACGATCGTCCAGCGCGACCGGCGGTTCCAGGGGTTCACCGGTGAGGGGGAGCGGGTCGTCGGCTGGGCGCACCGCATCCTGGCCGAGCGCGACGCGCTGCGGACCGACCTGGACCGGTTGCGGCACGGGCTGACCGCGACCGTCCGGATCGGCGCGATCCCCACCGCGGTCCCCGCCACGTCGGTGCTCACGCTGGCCTGGGTGGGCGCGTACCCGCAGGCGCGCACCCGGATCGACGTGTTCTCGGCCCGGGAGATCCACCGGCTGCTCACGGAGTTCGAACTGGACGTCGGCCTGACCTACGTGGACCCCGGGGCGACCGGCAGCCACGTCCTGCCGCTGTACCGGGAGCGCTACCTGCTCCTCACCCCCGACCGGCCCGCGCTCGACGGCCGGGACACGCTGGCGTGGCGGGAGGCGGCGGGGCTGCGGCTGTGCGCGCTGAGCCGCGGGATGCGGAACCGCGAGATCGTCGACGGGGCGCTCGTCGCCGCGGGCGTGACTCCGCAGGTCGACGTCGAGGCGGACACCGTCGCCGCCCTCTACGCCCACCTGGCCACCGGGCAGTGGTCGGCCGTCATCGCGCACACCTGGTTGCGCGCGTTCGGGGTGCCCGCCGGGATGCGGGCCCTGCCGCTCGACGATCCCGGGTCCCGCCCGGTCGTCGGGCTCGTGCTGGGAGACAGGGGCCCGGCCTCGCACGTCGCCCGGGCGTTCCTCGACGCCGTGGAGACGGCCGGTGTCGGTGCCGAGCTGGAGCGGGACACCGACGCCGGGTCGGTGCCGGTGTCCGGGCCGCGCTGA
- a CDS encoding glycoside hydrolase family 3 C-terminal domain-containing protein — MSLDVTALLDDLTLPEKASLTSGSSFWFTAPVERLGIPAIMVADGPHGLRAQPGAGDHVGLGDSVPATCFPTASAVASSWNPALLRRIGAALGQEARARNLSVVLGPGINMKRSPLCGRNFEYFSEDPHLAGELGLGIVEGIQSRGVGTSLKHFAANNQETDRMRVDAQVDERTLREIYLPAFERIVTAGRPWTVMCSYNKVNGTSASENPWLLTTVLRDEWGYDGLVVSDWGAAYHRVPALWAGLDLEMPPDLPRSPEAVVAAVRAGELDEAVLDARVRAVLELVDKGMAVLELDEGFDADAHHRLARAAAAESVVLLKNGSTAGGTPVLPLAPSERVAVVGEFARTPRYQGAGSSQVNPTSLETLLDELTAAHGEVTFAPGYTIGGDGAADDALRAGAVTAAAAADTVVMLLGLPGADESEGFDRTHMNLPANQIATLRAVAAANTAVAVVLVNGATVLLGDVEPHAAALVEAWLGGQAAGGAIADVLTGAVNPSGRLAETVPHRLEDNPSYLNFPGDSRVVRYGEGIFIGYRGYDATRSDVAYPFGFGLSYTEFALTDLDVTLTGSVAGGDLAAQVGVTVTNTGAVAGAEVVQVYVRDLEASVARPVRELKGFTKVDLEPGGSERVTLTLDQRAFSFWSIRRNGWVVEAGEFAIEVGRHSRDLPLVHTVTVDAPSIAEPLGPDSTLHEWLADPVGARLLAEAAAAGQPDPTRDPELLPLLGPAPMSALASMHGLSVDHDTLDKLVERLGGRSGPV, encoded by the coding sequence GTGAGCCTCGACGTCACCGCACTGCTCGACGACCTGACGTTGCCGGAGAAGGCGTCGCTGACGTCCGGCTCCTCGTTCTGGTTCACCGCCCCGGTCGAACGGCTCGGCATCCCCGCGATCATGGTCGCGGACGGCCCGCACGGGTTGCGTGCCCAGCCCGGGGCCGGCGACCACGTCGGGCTCGGGGACAGCGTGCCCGCCACCTGCTTCCCCACCGCGTCGGCCGTCGCGTCCAGCTGGAACCCCGCGCTGCTGCGCCGCATCGGTGCCGCGCTGGGCCAGGAGGCACGCGCCCGCAACCTGTCGGTCGTCCTCGGCCCGGGGATCAACATGAAGCGCTCGCCGCTGTGCGGGCGCAACTTCGAGTACTTCTCCGAGGACCCCCACCTCGCCGGTGAGCTCGGGCTGGGCATCGTCGAGGGCATCCAGTCCCGTGGTGTCGGCACCTCGCTGAAGCACTTCGCAGCCAACAACCAGGAGACCGACCGGATGCGGGTCGACGCGCAGGTCGACGAGCGGACCCTGCGCGAGATCTACCTCCCGGCGTTCGAGCGGATCGTGACGGCCGGCAGGCCGTGGACGGTGATGTGCTCGTACAACAAGGTCAACGGCACCTCGGCGTCGGAGAACCCGTGGCTGCTGACCACGGTGCTGCGCGACGAGTGGGGTTACGACGGGCTCGTCGTGTCCGACTGGGGCGCGGCCTACCACCGGGTCCCCGCGCTGTGGGCCGGGCTGGACCTGGAGATGCCGCCCGACCTGCCCCGGAGCCCGGAGGCGGTCGTCGCCGCGGTCCGCGCCGGCGAGCTCGACGAGGCGGTCCTGGACGCCCGGGTGCGGGCCGTCCTCGAGCTGGTCGACAAGGGCATGGCCGTGCTCGAGCTGGACGAGGGCTTCGACGCCGACGCCCACCACCGCCTCGCCCGGGCCGCCGCAGCCGAGTCGGTCGTGCTGCTCAAGAACGGGTCGACGGCCGGCGGCACGCCGGTGCTGCCGCTGGCGCCGTCGGAGCGGGTCGCGGTCGTCGGCGAGTTCGCCCGCACGCCCCGCTACCAGGGCGCCGGCAGCTCCCAGGTGAACCCGACCAGCCTGGAGACCCTGCTGGACGAGCTGACCGCGGCCCACGGTGAGGTGACCTTCGCGCCCGGCTACACGATCGGCGGGGACGGCGCGGCCGACGACGCGCTGCGCGCCGGGGCCGTGACCGCGGCGGCCGCCGCCGACACCGTCGTCATGCTGCTCGGCCTGCCCGGCGCCGACGAGTCCGAGGGCTTCGACCGCACCCACATGAACCTGCCCGCCAACCAGATCGCCACCCTGCGCGCCGTCGCCGCGGCGAACACCGCCGTCGCCGTCGTGCTCGTCAACGGGGCCACCGTGCTGCTCGGTGACGTCGAGCCGCACGCCGCCGCGCTCGTCGAGGCCTGGCTCGGTGGCCAGGCGGCCGGGGGCGCCATCGCCGACGTCCTCACCGGCGCGGTCAACCCGTCGGGCCGGCTCGCGGAGACCGTCCCGCACCGGCTGGAGGACAACCCGTCGTACCTGAACTTCCCGGGGGACTCCCGGGTCGTGCGCTACGGCGAGGGGATCTTCATCGGCTACCGCGGCTACGACGCCACCCGCAGCGACGTCGCGTACCCGTTCGGGTTCGGCCTGTCCTACACCGAGTTCGCGCTCACCGACCTCGACGTGACGCTCACCGGTTCGGTCGCCGGGGGTGATCTCGCCGCGCAGGTGGGCGTGACGGTCACCAACACCGGTGCGGTCGCCGGGGCCGAGGTCGTGCAGGTCTACGTCCGTGACCTCGAGGCCTCGGTGGCGCGCCCGGTACGCGAGCTGAAGGGGTTCACCAAGGTGGACCTGGAGCCGGGCGGATCCGAGCGGGTCACCCTCACCCTGGACCAGCGGGCCTTCTCGTTCTGGTCGATCCGGCGGAACGGCTGGGTCGTGGAGGCCGGCGAGTTCGCGATCGAGGTCGGTCGCCATTCGCGCGACCTGCCGCTCGTGCACACCGTGACCGTCGACGCGCCGTCGATCGCCGAGCCGCTGGGCCCGGACTCCACGCTGCACGAGTGGCTGGCCGACCCGGTGGGGGCGCGGCTCCTCGCCGAGGCGGCCGCTGCGGGGCAGCCGGACCCGACCCGCGATCCGGAGCTCCTGCCGCTCCTCGGGCCGGCGCCGATGTCCGCGCTCGCGTCGATGCACGGGCTGAGCGTCGACCACGACACCCTCGACAAGCTCGTCGAGCGCCTCGGCGGCCGGTCCGGGCCGGTCTGA
- a CDS encoding phosphatidylglycerol lysyltransferase domain-containing protein has protein sequence MAGSVTAGDGRNGHVRPRANPRPDPAARRRRLSEAAVVRAVVWAARIVGLLTVLTAVLPAPRRILGGELRSTLGLPSGVGLAALVVTTVAGVGLLLLATGLRRRKQRAWWVATATTAFLVVVNLLHVLDQRHGLVPTLLVAALLVALLVTRRYFVAEQDPGGLGRAIRTVVQFGLSGFLVVWVLLALNPRRLADDPPVAAQAVHAALSLVGVTGPVSFTAGAGWLDDLTAAVGLTFGLVAVLTAGYHLLRSPEPRPVLEPADEQRLRTLLAQRGGDSLGYFALRRDKAAVFSHGGKSAVSYRVLAGVALASGDPVGDVGAWPGAIEAFLAECTRYGWSPAVLGCSERGATAWSKAGLDALELGDEAVLETATFTLDGRPMRGVRQTVKRMQRIGHTVSVRRLGEYTDDERAALAEQARRWRGGEHERGFSMTSSRIADPADPDAVIVTAFREGEPSGMLQLVPWGPDGLSLDLMVRDAGADNGVNELMIAELMAATARLGVTRVSLNFAVFRSALERGERLGAGPVARIWARLLRLASRWWQIDSLYRFNAKFRPAWYPRYVLFPSVRDLPRILLVVLEAEGFGGRPSALLHLLRR, from the coding sequence GTGGCGGGGTCTGTCACCGCCGGGGACGGCCGGAACGGGCACGTCCGCCCCCGCGCGAACCCGCGCCCGGACCCGGCGGCGCGACGGCGCCGGTTGTCCGAGGCCGCCGTCGTCCGTGCGGTGGTGTGGGCGGCCCGGATCGTCGGCCTGCTCACCGTGCTCACCGCGGTGCTGCCCGCGCCGCGCCGGATCCTGGGCGGTGAGCTGCGGAGCACCCTCGGCCTGCCGTCCGGGGTCGGGCTGGCCGCCCTGGTCGTGACGACGGTCGCGGGCGTCGGCCTGCTGCTGCTGGCGACCGGGTTGCGCCGCCGCAAGCAGCGCGCCTGGTGGGTCGCGACCGCGACGACGGCCTTCCTGGTCGTGGTCAACCTGCTGCACGTCCTCGACCAGCGGCACGGCCTCGTCCCGACCCTGCTGGTCGCCGCGCTGCTGGTCGCCCTGCTCGTCACCCGGCGCTACTTCGTCGCCGAGCAGGACCCCGGCGGCCTGGGCCGCGCGATCCGCACGGTCGTCCAGTTCGGGCTGTCCGGGTTCCTCGTCGTGTGGGTGCTGCTGGCGCTGAACCCGCGCCGGCTCGCGGACGACCCGCCGGTCGCAGCCCAGGCCGTGCACGCAGCGCTGTCGCTGGTCGGCGTGACCGGGCCGGTCTCATTCACGGCGGGTGCCGGCTGGCTGGACGACCTCACCGCCGCGGTCGGGCTCACCTTCGGCCTGGTCGCCGTCCTCACCGCCGGGTACCACCTGCTGCGCTCACCGGAACCCCGGCCGGTGCTGGAACCGGCGGACGAGCAGCGCCTGCGGACCCTGCTCGCGCAGCGCGGCGGCGACTCGCTCGGCTACTTCGCGCTGCGCCGCGACAAGGCGGCGGTGTTCTCGCACGGCGGCAAGTCGGCCGTGTCGTACCGGGTGCTGGCGGGGGTCGCGCTGGCCTCCGGGGATCCGGTGGGCGACGTCGGCGCGTGGCCGGGCGCGATCGAGGCGTTCCTCGCCGAGTGCACCCGCTACGGCTGGTCCCCCGCGGTGCTGGGGTGCTCCGAGCGTGGGGCGACGGCCTGGTCGAAGGCCGGGCTGGACGCGCTGGAGCTCGGTGACGAGGCCGTCCTGGAGACGGCGACGTTCACTCTGGACGGGCGCCCGATGCGCGGCGTCCGGCAGACCGTCAAGCGGATGCAGCGGATCGGGCACACCGTCTCGGTCCGGCGGCTGGGCGAGTACACCGACGACGAGCGGGCCGCGCTCGCCGAGCAGGCGCGCCGCTGGCGGGGTGGCGAGCACGAGCGCGGGTTCTCGATGACGTCGTCCCGGATCGCCGACCCGGCCGACCCGGATGCGGTGATCGTCACCGCGTTCCGGGAGGGGGAGCCGAGCGGGATGCTGCAGCTGGTGCCGTGGGGCCCGGACGGGCTCTCGCTCGACCTGATGGTCCGTGACGCCGGCGCCGACAACGGCGTCAACGAGCTCATGATCGCCGAGCTGATGGCGGCCACGGCCCGCCTCGGCGTGACCCGGGTGTCGCTGAACTTCGCGGTGTTCCGGTCCGCGCTCGAGCGTGGCGAGCGGCTCGGGGCCGGTCCGGTGGCCCGGATCTGGGCCCGGCTGCTGCGGCTCGCGTCGCGCTGGTGGCAGATCGACTCGCTGTACCGGTTCAACGCGAAGTTCCGGCCCGCCTGGTACCCCCGCTACGTGCTGTTCCCTTCCGTGCGGGACCTGCCGCGGATCCTGCTCGTCGTGCTGGAGGCCGAGGGGTTCGGCGGGCGGCCATCCGCGCTGCTGCATCTGCTGCGCCGGTGA